A window of Sporocytophaga myxococcoides contains these coding sequences:
- a CDS encoding START-like domain-containing protein, whose product MENKFKYTAEFEINASSKMIFPYLSTALGLKTWFADKVISEDEKRYDFIWDGRLQKAKKVAQKNNQYVKFEFAPEETETQKNNSYLEFSLQENEITQTSFLKVVDYSDTDSNDLQNMWKGLIENLREKVGA is encoded by the coding sequence ATGGAAAACAAATTCAAATACACGGCGGAGTTTGAAATCAATGCCTCCTCAAAAATGATCTTCCCTTATCTGAGCACTGCCCTAGGCTTAAAAACCTGGTTTGCTGATAAAGTGATTTCTGAAGATGAAAAACGCTATGACTTTATCTGGGATGGCAGGTTACAGAAAGCGAAAAAAGTAGCCCAGAAAAACAACCAATATGTAAAATTTGAATTTGCTCCTGAAGAAACAGAAACACAGAAAAATAATTCCTATCTGGAATTCTCTCTTCAGGAAAATGAAATAACACAGACCTCTTTTCTTAAAGTCGTTGATTATTCAGACACTGATAGCAATGACCTTCAAAATATGTGGAAAGGCCTTATTGAAAACCTCAGAGAAAAGGTAGGAGCATAA